GGATCCCACCCCGCGTTCACTGTCATCCGGTCCAGCGCGCGCACGGAGACGTAGGGGACGAAGCCCGCCGCGCGTGAGCGGGTATAGGCATCCGCGATGTGTGCGGCCTGAATGGCGTAGTCAGTGGAGAGCACCAGCTTGCCTGCCGCGCGGACCCGGGCCGCGTTCGTCCGGTTCTCCTCGCACCAGCCCTCGTCGCAGGCGTTGTCGTCGGACCAGTACATGTCCTCCATGCCCAGTCCGTCGATGGCGGGCAGGTAGGCGGGGTCATCCACCAGCTCGGGGGAGTTCTGGGGCATCACCTTGAAGGCCGGGTTGCGTGCCTTGGCGTACTGGCTGATGCGCGCGATGAGGGCCACCATCTTCCGCGCGAGGTCGGCGCGGTTGGTGCCCGCGGAGTTCGCGGGAATCTCCTCATACGTCACCACCATGTCCAGGTAGCACCCGGTGAAGCCCGCGGCGAGCGCCTGGTCGATGCGGCCCTGGACGATGGGCCACCAGCGCTCGTCCCAGTACTTCACATACTGCTCGTCGGGCCAGCCGGCCACAGGGCCGAGCTTCAAGTCATCGGGCACCTGGGGCCACTCGGGGCGATACTCCTCGATGGCGCCAATCTCGAAGTACGCGAGCACCTGCTTGCCCTTGGCCTTGAGCGCGGTGATTTCGGCAGCGGTGAACCAGCCATCGGAGCCGTCGCGCGACAGCTCGACGATGGCGAGGTCGAACTTCGAGTCGGCGATGGTGTCGAGCTTCCCCTGGGGATAGTTCGTGAGCTGGTAGGTGAAGCTGTGGACGCCCTCCCA
This region of Myxococcus xanthus genomic DNA includes:
- a CDS encoding endo alpha-1,4 polygalactosaminidase, with protein sequence MRVAVVGWTSLWCIALFACGGASGSADSAERGEDTAVLAATRTLTCASLQVESGSIGSGQTVQGLHTQTLSGTQDRWAEYVEFFPGTLATCTYELPADVGAADVVAAEVGINYRGPLKSQMRWLFEAWDYTAGAWVLVSDNTFAQSWRWTATSLALTSPQRFVSGGPVQLRYRTTSTADASLLDLLVVRIQVAASDAGTPSDAGTPTDAGTPTDAGTSSDAGTGTEAGTPVSWEGVHSFTYQLTNYPQGKLDTIADSKFDLAIVELSRDGSDGWFTAAEITALKAKGKQVLAYFEIGAIEEYRPEWPQVPDDLKLGPVAGWPDEQYVKYWDERWWPIVQGRIDQALAAGFTGCYLDMVVTYEEIPANSAGTNRADLARKMVALIARISQYAKARNPAFKVMPQNSPELVDDPAYLPAIDGLGMEDMYWSDDNACDEGWCEENRTNAARVRAAGKLVLSTDYAIQAAHIADAYTRSRAAGFVPYVSVRALDRMTVNAGWDPQ